The proteins below are encoded in one region of Paenacidovorax monticola:
- a CDS encoding aldehyde dehydrogenase family protein has translation MQLHHIANAPALSSSGRTIAVIDPSDGQPFDEIQRGTAEDIDAAVHAARQCYQTVWHRVSAADRGRLLMRLSAKVAEHAEELAALERRDCGKPTTQARADALALARYFEFYAGACDKLHGETIPYQDGYSVFTWREPHGVTGHIIPWNYPMQIFGRSVGGALAAGNCCVVKPAEDACLSLLRVAQLAAEAGFPAGAINIVTGYGHEVGDALARHPGIDHISFTGSPTVGTLIQQVAAERHCPVTLELGGKSPQIIFADADLDAAVPVVINAIVQNAGQTCSAGSRVLIDSLIYEPLLERLGHAIEALRVGPAAMDLHVGPLIRQTQQQRVWDFLSDAQVAGIPMVAQGQIVDEAPEGGFYQAPTLLRDVPVQHRLAQEEVFGPVLSAMPFQDEDHAVELANATRFGLVAGIWTCDGARQFRMARRVASGQVFINNYGAGGGVELPFGGVKSSGYGREKGFEALYGFTTLKTVAVRHG, from the coding sequence ATGCAGCTCCACCACATCGCCAATGCCCCCGCCCTCTCCTCGTCTGGCCGCACCATCGCGGTGATCGATCCGTCCGACGGACAGCCCTTCGACGAGATCCAGCGCGGGACGGCCGAGGACATCGACGCAGCCGTGCACGCCGCGCGGCAGTGCTACCAGACGGTGTGGCACAGGGTGAGCGCGGCCGACCGGGGGCGCCTGCTCATGCGCCTGTCGGCCAAGGTGGCCGAGCATGCCGAGGAACTGGCGGCACTGGAGCGGCGCGACTGCGGCAAACCCACCACGCAGGCCCGCGCCGACGCGCTGGCGCTGGCGCGCTACTTCGAGTTCTACGCGGGCGCGTGCGACAAGCTGCACGGCGAGACCATTCCCTACCAGGACGGCTACAGCGTGTTCACCTGGCGCGAGCCGCATGGCGTGACGGGTCACATCATCCCGTGGAACTACCCCATGCAGATCTTCGGGCGCAGCGTGGGCGGCGCGCTCGCCGCGGGCAACTGCTGCGTGGTCAAGCCGGCCGAGGACGCCTGCCTTTCGCTGCTGCGCGTGGCGCAGCTCGCGGCCGAGGCGGGCTTTCCGGCCGGCGCCATCAACATCGTGACGGGCTACGGCCACGAGGTGGGCGACGCGCTCGCGCGCCACCCGGGCATCGACCACATCAGCTTCACGGGCAGCCCCACGGTGGGCACGCTGATCCAGCAGGTGGCGGCCGAACGGCACTGCCCCGTCACGCTGGAGCTGGGCGGCAAGAGCCCGCAGATCATCTTCGCCGATGCCGACCTCGACGCGGCCGTGCCCGTGGTCATCAACGCCATCGTGCAGAACGCGGGCCAGACCTGCTCGGCCGGCTCGCGCGTGCTGATCGACTCGCTGATCTACGAGCCCCTTCTCGAACGCCTGGGCCACGCCATCGAGGCGCTGCGCGTGGGCCCGGCCGCCATGGACCTCCACGTCGGCCCGCTGATCCGCCAGACGCAGCAGCAGCGCGTGTGGGACTTCCTCTCCGACGCCCAGGTGGCCGGCATTCCGATGGTGGCGCAGGGCCAGATCGTGGACGAGGCGCCCGAGGGCGGCTTCTACCAGGCCCCCACGCTGCTGCGCGACGTGCCCGTGCAGCACCGCCTGGCGCAGGAAGAAGTGTTCGGCCCCGTGCTCTCGGCCATGCCCTTCCAGGACGAAGACCACGCCGTGGAATTGGCCAATGCCACGCGCTTCGGCCTCGTGGCGGGCATCTGGACATGCGACGGCGCGCGCCAGTTCCGCATGGCCCGCCGCGTGGCCAGCGGCCAGGTGTTCATCAACAACTACGGAGCGGGCGGCGGCGTGGAGCTGCCGTTCGGCGGCGTCAAGTCCAGCGGCTACGGGCGCGAGAAGGGCTTCGAGGCACTGTACGGCTTCACCACGCTCAAGACCGTGGCCGTGCGGCACGGGTAA
- a CDS encoding AraC family transcriptional regulator: protein MIMRRFPTDWESRLYGPQRISSVVAALAEEGVGAEQVLEGVGLNAERLQSTSTWVSYGQVLAVFRNAIRLAKDPAWAFHAGARMHLTAYGMYGYGILSSPTHEDQIRFVMKYNRASGGVARIVDFLREGMAAAYTYEVALTSDPQDSIYRFALEFTYAAQLRVCRDLYGADFNFSSVSAVFPKPAHAEFYERFFDCPVHFLQPVNQLHMDASWLDLPRRMPDKVTHLMADEFCQQFLADLPHVGGVASQVRHALLEKTPLHFPTIDLMADELGMQARTLRRRLEAEDTTYRELLSSVRKLLAIEYLRKTRMTTVEIAARLGYNDVANFRNAFTRWTGKTPQSYRMMGK, encoded by the coding sequence ATGATCATGCGTCGTTTTCCTACCGATTGGGAATCTCGTTTATATGGGCCGCAGAGAATATCCTCGGTGGTCGCGGCTCTGGCGGAGGAGGGTGTCGGGGCCGAGCAGGTGCTGGAGGGGGTGGGGCTGAACGCCGAGCGGCTGCAGTCGACATCGACCTGGGTCTCTTACGGGCAGGTATTGGCGGTCTTCCGGAACGCGATCCGGCTGGCCAAGGATCCCGCATGGGCATTCCACGCCGGGGCCCGCATGCACCTGACGGCCTATGGCATGTATGGCTACGGAATATTAAGCAGCCCGACCCATGAGGACCAGATCCGGTTCGTCATGAAGTACAACAGGGCCTCGGGCGGGGTTGCGAGAATCGTTGATTTCTTGCGGGAGGGCATGGCCGCGGCATACACCTACGAGGTGGCTCTCACCTCGGATCCCCAGGATTCCATATACCGGTTTGCCCTTGAGTTCACCTATGCAGCGCAATTGAGAGTGTGCCGGGATTTGTATGGCGCTGATTTTAATTTCTCATCGGTTTCTGCGGTTTTTCCGAAGCCTGCCCATGCGGAATTTTATGAACGCTTTTTTGATTGTCCGGTGCATTTTCTGCAGCCCGTGAACCAGTTGCACATGGACGCCAGCTGGCTGGATTTGCCGCGCAGAATGCCGGACAAGGTTACTCACTTGATGGCGGACGAGTTTTGCCAGCAGTTTCTCGCCGACCTGCCCCATGTCGGCGGCGTGGCCTCGCAGGTCCGCCACGCGCTTCTGGAGAAAACGCCACTGCACTTTCCCACCATCGACTTGATGGCCGATGAACTGGGAATGCAGGCCCGGACCTTGCGCCGCAGGCTCGAGGCCGAAGACACGACGTACCGGGAGCTTCTGTCCAGCGTGCGGAAACTGCTGGCGATCGAGTATTTGCGCAAGACCCGCATGACCACCGTGGAGATCGCTGCGCGTCTGGGGTACAACGACGTCGCCAATTTCAGAAATGCCTTTACGCGCTGGACGGGCAAGACCCCCCAGTCCTATCGCATGATGGGGAAGTAA
- a CDS encoding DUF962 domain-containing protein, whose amino-acid sequence MKTLIDHLSQYAAYHRDPRNIQTHFVGVPMIMLAVTVLLSRPAWALGGAGGVPLSLAVLAALASCVFYFRLDLRYGVAMALVLAAMLAVGQWLAQQGTALWLGCGVGLFVVGWIIQFVGHHYEGRKPAFVDDLVGLIVGPLFVAAELGFALGLRTEVREAVEQRAGPVRLRERGAAA is encoded by the coding sequence ATGAAGACCCTGATCGACCATCTGTCCCAGTACGCGGCCTACCACCGCGATCCGCGCAATATCCAGACGCACTTCGTCGGCGTGCCCATGATCATGCTGGCCGTCACGGTGCTGCTCTCGCGCCCGGCCTGGGCGCTGGGCGGCGCGGGGGGCGTTCCACTGAGCCTGGCCGTGCTCGCGGCGTTGGCCAGTTGCGTTTTCTACTTCCGGCTCGACCTGCGCTATGGCGTGGCGATGGCTTTGGTGCTGGCTGCCATGCTGGCCGTGGGCCAGTGGCTCGCGCAGCAGGGCACGGCGCTGTGGCTGGGCTGCGGCGTGGGGCTGTTCGTGGTGGGCTGGATCATCCAGTTCGTCGGCCACCACTACGAGGGCCGCAAGCCCGCGTTCGTGGACGATCTCGTGGGCCTGATCGTGGGGCCCCTGTTCGTGGCGGCCGAGCTGGGATTTGCCCTGGGCCTGCGCACCGAGGTGCGCGAGGCCGTCGAGCAGCGCGCCGGTCCGGTGCGCCTGCGCGAGCGCGGCGCGGCGGCGTGA
- a CDS encoding IPTL-CTERM sorting domain-containing protein: MVLLQACGSGIKPSWIEAPLVADAYRNNSGYFPRESQLLVNNRASAQLKFNYATLPSGTLAKLSVDSSNTVASVGQESYALNAGKVASARLVLYVDKVAKPGYLQITSAHQAGADCFAREDDEPTSCDQIVSSTSGPVMAGEPATDADNPTQPLRITERGFYSFDVTRLVKYRLDHNADSMLVVSAVPDPAAAPTDPDSVYGSFEFASKEQQPGNAHAMHQPQLLISLTDAAGSTYRSQYATSVRQSSTDPAVASQNFDSDENLWMNGATGNRAYTLVESPPLNTGGFTTRTVLNHMGTLKGKQSLIMFVNAPVQDQATAQPEAAFYARASFNWYSSRVRSWNDGWAEPPAPDRFATAALDRGVPNQQLLVDASAPYMAALARAYGADDYPNIAVTSTTNLQVPLTLDSDNNTRTAHGPRFVSVLVDETDPDNSLWGGMFSFDKHDRTYARRYCNHRGDAVCRAVLSMRARLGQPFASVTHPVVINPWAEKSGGSSLPYATPINIVLPTSGASAVMDPDPDPASQGLSSDMGGGYGYYLYDGRANRTVGRYQGIINTPGHNLRAVIEFENLPLPTPTLSGPASIDMAPSSTAVTLAANAPAPLRLSVADPVGENIDDTTKWIVTSSNPADTMPGEIQQSQGSVAFAATFSGLGPRTLQATSKGDSTITATLNVTVNQGVQAGQVIVFTSTPPASPLVGGTYTVTATGGASGNPVTFSVDATSTAGACTVTGGTVNLTGAGTCTINADQAGNASYAAAARVQQTFSITATGTAYSGTTVPLRGPGRPASASFAMVSGTGCSFDLAHTRFAAAGPTPPGKSAPQGALRFKLVGCTPGATVRVTTTWPQAVADFTKHSRGAFLPLSHFTISGNTVSFDVTDGGLGDDDGVLNGEIVDPAMPLGPAGAQAIPTLSEWGLLLLSLLACALGLTAQRRQTQG, from the coding sequence ATGGTCTTGCTGCAGGCCTGCGGCAGCGGCATCAAGCCGTCGTGGATCGAGGCGCCCCTGGTCGCCGATGCGTACCGCAACAACTCCGGCTACTTCCCGCGCGAATCCCAGTTGCTGGTGAACAACCGTGCTAGCGCACAGTTGAAGTTCAACTACGCCACGCTGCCCAGCGGCACATTGGCCAAGCTCAGCGTGGACAGCAGCAACACCGTCGCCAGTGTGGGCCAGGAGAGCTACGCGCTGAATGCCGGCAAGGTGGCGAGCGCCCGCCTGGTGCTGTACGTGGACAAGGTGGCGAAGCCGGGCTACCTGCAGATCACCAGCGCCCACCAGGCTGGAGCCGACTGCTTTGCGCGCGAGGACGACGAACCCACCAGTTGCGACCAGATCGTGTCCAGCACCTCCGGGCCCGTGATGGCCGGGGAGCCCGCCACCGATGCGGACAACCCAACGCAGCCCCTGCGCATCACCGAGCGGGGCTTCTACAGCTTTGACGTCACCCGGCTGGTGAAGTACCGGCTGGACCACAACGCCGATTCGATGCTCGTCGTGAGCGCCGTTCCCGACCCCGCCGCCGCCCCCACCGACCCCGACAGCGTGTACGGCAGCTTCGAATTCGCGAGCAAGGAACAGCAGCCGGGGAACGCCCACGCCATGCACCAGCCGCAGTTGCTGATCTCGCTCACGGACGCGGCGGGCTCCACCTACCGCTCCCAATATGCGACCAGCGTGCGCCAGTCGTCCACCGACCCGGCCGTTGCCTCGCAGAACTTCGACAGCGACGAGAACCTGTGGATGAATGGCGCCACGGGGAACCGCGCCTACACGCTGGTGGAGTCGCCGCCGCTGAACACGGGCGGCTTCACCACGCGCACCGTGCTGAACCATATGGGCACCCTCAAGGGCAAGCAGTCCCTCATCATGTTCGTGAATGCCCCCGTGCAGGACCAGGCCACCGCGCAGCCGGAAGCGGCCTTCTATGCCCGGGCCAGTTTCAACTGGTACAGCTCCCGGGTGAGATCCTGGAACGACGGCTGGGCCGAGCCACCGGCCCCGGACCGGTTCGCCACCGCGGCGCTGGACCGTGGCGTGCCCAACCAGCAGTTGCTCGTCGACGCCAGCGCGCCCTACATGGCCGCCCTGGCCAGGGCCTACGGCGCCGACGATTATCCGAATATTGCGGTGACCAGCACCACGAACCTGCAGGTGCCGCTGACGCTGGACAGCGACAACAACACCCGGACCGCACATGGGCCGCGGTTCGTCTCCGTGCTGGTGGATGAGACGGATCCGGACAATTCCCTGTGGGGCGGCATGTTCAGCTTCGACAAGCACGACCGCACCTATGCGCGCCGCTACTGCAATCACCGGGGCGATGCGGTGTGCCGTGCCGTGCTGTCGATGCGTGCGCGCCTGGGGCAGCCATTTGCCAGCGTCACCCATCCCGTTGTGATCAATCCGTGGGCGGAAAAGAGCGGCGGGTCCAGCCTGCCGTATGCCACGCCCATCAACATCGTCCTGCCCACCAGCGGCGCCAGCGCGGTCATGGACCCGGATCCCGATCCCGCCAGCCAAGGCCTTTCATCCGACATGGGAGGAGGTTACGGCTACTACCTCTATGACGGCCGGGCCAACCGCACCGTGGGCCGCTACCAGGGGATCATCAACACACCGGGACACAACCTGCGTGCCGTCATCGAGTTCGAAAACCTGCCCCTGCCCACGCCCACGCTGAGCGGCCCGGCCAGCATCGACATGGCGCCCAGCAGCACGGCTGTGACGCTGGCCGCCAACGCCCCGGCCCCATTGCGGCTGAGCGTGGCCGACCCGGTGGGTGAGAACATCGACGACACAACAAAGTGGATCGTCACCAGCAGCAACCCTGCCGACACCATGCCGGGCGAAATCCAGCAAAGCCAGGGCAGCGTGGCGTTCGCCGCAACGTTCTCGGGGCTGGGTCCGCGCACGCTCCAGGCTACCAGCAAAGGCGACAGCACGATCACCGCGACGCTGAACGTCACCGTCAACCAGGGGGTGCAGGCCGGCCAGGTGATTGTGTTCACATCGACACCTCCGGCCAGCCCCCTGGTGGGCGGCACCTACACCGTAACGGCCACGGGCGGCGCATCGGGCAACCCGGTCACGTTCAGCGTTGACGCCACGTCCACAGCGGGCGCCTGCACGGTCACGGGCGGCACGGTGAACCTGACCGGCGCGGGCACCTGCACGATCAATGCGGACCAGGCAGGCAATGCCAGCTACGCCGCCGCCGCGCGCGTACAGCAAACGTTCTCCATCACCGCCACAGGCACGGCCTACAGCGGCACCACCGTACCCTTGAGGGGCCCCGGCCGGCCGGCCAGCGCCAGCTTTGCGATGGTCAGCGGCACGGGATGCTCCTTCGACCTGGCCCACACCCGCTTCGCTGCCGCAGGCCCAACGCCGCCCGGGAAGTCGGCACCACAGGGCGCGCTCCGCTTCAAGCTGGTGGGCTGCACGCCTGGTGCCACGGTGCGCGTGACCACCACCTGGCCACAAGCGGTGGCGGACTTCACCAAACACAGCCGGGGTGCATTCCTCCCGCTCAGCCACTTCACCATCAGCGGCAACACCGTGAGCTTTGACGTGACGGACGGCGGCCTGGGCGATGACGACGGCGTGCTCAACGGTGAGATCGTGGACCCGGCCATGCCCCTGGGGCCAGCGGGTGCGCAGGCCATCCCGACGCTGAGCGAGTGGGGCTTGCTGCTGCTGTCGCTGCTGGCCTGCGCGCTGGGCCTGACGGCGCAGCGGCGCCAGACGCAGGGCTGA
- a CDS encoding methyl-accepting chemotaxis protein gives MRMNLPVTGREYRFPAGQTLVSTTDLKGRILYCNPSFIEVSGFTKEELLGQPHNMIRHPDMPEEAFRDMWHTIASGLPWSAMVKNRRKDGDHYWVMANVTPLMDGAHVSGYMSVRTEPSRAQIDAAQALYDAMRSEAGKGHLVHGLDAGRLVRRDLLGRVVERMRLGLGGKLWMLFVLEGLVAGLAMAGGVWVAMAAAALFAVGAAWAAAQLTVAPLRGPLRFANRMAGGDLTQALMAVRDDEIGQLAKAMNQLNVNLQSVVRDARNEARDMQSASRDIASGNHELSRRTESQASSLQQTAVSMEEITRTVQQTATSAQQATQRANDATAVAEKSNAAVDAVARTMEAIRVSSSKVADIIQVIDSIAFQTNILALNAAVEAARAGEQGRGFAVVAAEVRALAQRSAGAAREIKGLIEAAAAEVQSGNLHVGHARATMQESVTAIQSVSSLIGDIERATLEQLDGISQVNTAVANLDSITQQNAAMVEQIAASAAALQGQSETMTDTVSVFKLEAGVAPSSAADAVALRRAAKTAQLALSS, from the coding sequence ATGCGCATGAACTTGCCCGTGACCGGGCGTGAATACCGATTTCCAGCAGGGCAGACGCTCGTTTCCACCACGGACCTCAAGGGCCGCATCCTTTACTGCAATCCCTCCTTCATCGAGGTCAGCGGATTCACGAAGGAGGAACTGCTAGGCCAACCCCACAACATGATCCGGCACCCCGACATGCCCGAAGAGGCATTCAGGGACATGTGGCACACCATTGCATCGGGACTGCCCTGGTCGGCCATGGTCAAGAACCGTCGCAAGGACGGTGACCACTATTGGGTCATGGCCAACGTCACCCCGCTGATGGACGGGGCGCACGTGTCCGGATACATGTCCGTGCGCACGGAGCCCTCGCGTGCACAGATCGATGCCGCGCAGGCACTCTATGACGCTATGCGCAGCGAGGCCGGCAAGGGCCATTTGGTGCACGGGCTGGATGCCGGCAGGCTGGTGCGCCGGGACCTGCTGGGCCGCGTGGTGGAGCGCATGCGCCTGGGCCTGGGAGGGAAGCTTTGGATGCTTTTCGTGCTGGAGGGCCTGGTTGCGGGCCTGGCCATGGCCGGCGGCGTCTGGGTCGCCATGGCGGCGGCGGCACTGTTCGCTGTGGGGGCAGCTTGGGCTGCGGCCCAACTCACGGTGGCCCCTCTTCGAGGCCCGTTGCGCTTTGCCAACCGGATGGCGGGTGGAGACCTGACCCAGGCCCTGATGGCGGTGCGCGACGATGAGATCGGCCAGTTGGCCAAGGCCATGAACCAGCTGAATGTCAATCTTCAGTCGGTCGTGAGGGATGCACGGAACGAGGCCCGGGACATGCAGTCGGCAAGCCGGGACATTGCCAGCGGGAACCATGAGCTCTCCCGCCGCACGGAGTCCCAGGCCAGCAGCCTGCAGCAGACGGCGGTGTCGATGGAAGAGATCACGCGCACGGTCCAGCAGACCGCAACCTCCGCGCAGCAGGCCACCCAGCGGGCCAACGATGCCACGGCCGTAGCCGAGAAGAGCAATGCCGCAGTGGATGCCGTGGCGCGCACGATGGAGGCCATCCGCGTGTCGTCTTCGAAAGTGGCGGACATCATCCAGGTCATCGACTCCATCGCTTTCCAGACCAACATCCTCGCACTCAATGCTGCCGTAGAGGCTGCACGTGCGGGCGAGCAGGGGCGCGGCTTCGCCGTGGTGGCGGCCGAGGTGCGTGCCTTGGCCCAGCGCTCGGCCGGCGCCGCCAGGGAAATCAAGGGTCTCATCGAGGCTGCTGCGGCGGAGGTTCAATCCGGCAACCTGCATGTGGGGCATGCACGAGCCACCATGCAGGAGTCGGTGACCGCGATCCAGAGCGTGTCCTCGCTGATCGGGGACATCGAGCGGGCGACCCTGGAGCAGCTGGATGGCATTTCGCAGGTCAACACGGCCGTCGCCAACCTCGACAGCATCACGCAGCAGAACGCGGCGATGGTCGAGCAGATCGCGGCATCGGCCGCAGCCCTGCAGGGCCAGTCGGAAACGATGACCGACACGGTCAGTGTTTTCAAGCTGGAGGCCGGCGTGGCGCCATCGAGTGCGGCCGATGCCGTGGCACTGCGCCGCGCTGCGAAGACTGCACAGCTTGCACTCTCTTCATGA
- a CDS encoding phosphatase domain-containing putative toxin yields the protein MPQLHLSNFGVCFGRRVVLSSVDLALPPDGVDVLMGPVKTGKSTLLRSLAGLNQSTSLYRSWGTATLQGRPLGAEWKPTLVQQHASLFNASLRDALLLHCHGHIEGPHSARDDFAHEALVRHGLGTLLDHLPKPVLELPVHQQRAINILSHALARPPLLMVDEPTFGLEPDVAMWLVEWLRPLADSVRTLVVLHHQGQARRLADRVILLGGGVILAHESNPRFFTHPVNAWVEQFVHSGSLSIASPGAKPDELDPSAEPPRPLPQAALDALAEFEGPETPAEAPPSPTAPSPTPRPQAQPAPQPSIVAPPPLSSRGVETASMVGRAILSEYRGPHGFHWIIPGKLAGCGEPGATAPIDYDMQLLSNLGISHLVTLTEKDVDEEALLRHGLRNIHLPIFDREAPSVSQAYMLVRRMQQLIDQGHIIAVHCRAGIGRTGTLLAAWLIREGGLSAENAIARLRNINPTYVQTSVQEDFLFHFEQDILKRM from the coding sequence ATGCCACAGTTGCATCTGTCGAACTTTGGTGTTTGCTTTGGCCGCAGAGTGGTGCTGTCCAGCGTCGACCTGGCCCTTCCGCCAGACGGGGTCGACGTGTTGATGGGACCCGTCAAGACAGGAAAGTCCACGCTGCTGCGCTCCCTGGCGGGGCTGAACCAGTCCACCAGCCTGTATCGCAGCTGGGGCACGGCAACCCTGCAGGGGCGCCCGCTGGGCGCAGAGTGGAAACCCACCCTGGTGCAGCAGCATGCGTCCCTGTTCAACGCCTCGCTGCGCGACGCGCTCCTGCTCCACTGCCATGGGCATATCGAGGGCCCCCACTCCGCGCGCGACGATTTTGCCCACGAGGCGCTGGTCCGCCACGGCCTGGGAACGCTGCTGGACCACCTGCCCAAGCCCGTGCTGGAACTGCCAGTACACCAGCAGCGGGCCATCAACATCCTGTCGCACGCGCTGGCCAGGCCACCGCTCCTGATGGTCGATGAACCGACCTTCGGTCTGGAACCCGACGTGGCCATGTGGCTCGTGGAATGGCTGCGCCCCTTGGCGGATTCGGTACGCACCCTGGTGGTACTGCACCACCAGGGCCAGGCCCGCCGGCTCGCGGACCGCGTGATTCTTCTGGGTGGTGGCGTGATCCTTGCCCACGAGTCCAATCCTCGCTTCTTCACCCACCCCGTGAATGCATGGGTCGAGCAATTCGTGCACAGCGGCAGCCTGTCCATCGCCTCGCCGGGTGCCAAGCCCGACGAACTGGACCCCAGCGCCGAGCCTCCCAGGCCACTGCCCCAGGCCGCGCTGGACGCCCTGGCCGAATTCGAGGGGCCAGAGACACCCGCCGAGGCACCGCCCTCGCCTACCGCTCCATCACCCACGCCCCGGCCGCAGGCGCAGCCCGCGCCGCAACCGTCCATCGTGGCACCACCGCCACTGTCCAGCCGCGGGGTCGAAACCGCGTCCATGGTGGGGCGGGCCATCCTTTCGGAATACCGGGGCCCGCATGGCTTTCACTGGATCATTCCCGGCAAGCTGGCTGGCTGCGGCGAACCCGGTGCAACGGCACCGATCGACTACGACATGCAGCTGCTCTCCAACCTGGGCATATCGCACCTGGTGACGCTGACGGAGAAGGACGTCGATGAAGAAGCGCTGCTGCGCCACGGCCTGCGCAACATCCATCTGCCCATCTTCGACAGGGAAGCCCCCTCCGTGTCCCAGGCGTACATGCTCGTGCGCCGCATGCAGCAGCTCATCGACCAGGGCCACATCATCGCAGTCCACTGCCGCGCAGGCATCGGGCGCACAGGCACCCTGCTGGCAGCCTGGCTCATCCGCGAAGGGGGACTGAGCGCGGAGAACGCCATCGCGCGGCTGCGCAATATCAACCCGACCTACGTCCAGACCTCTGTGCAGGAGGATTTCCTGTTCCACTTCGAGCAGGACATTCTCAAGAGAATGTAG
- a CDS encoding Crp/Fnr family transcriptional regulator, whose protein sequence is MPPSSDYLPVLQSGRWFHALPPDFADQLLALAQPRVLAAGEALFLRGDAPCGLYAVVRGAIGISGMGGQRDQARAALLTLLEPPAWFGEIAVFDGAARTHDAHAAEPSTVLQVPHEKLLEWLHAHPAHWHSLALLLTDKLRTAFVALEELALLPAPRRLARRLVMMAEGYGQWAGGARSRRVLEVSQEQLALMLAISRQTTNQILQDLQARGLLRVQRGEVEILDLPALRAACY, encoded by the coding sequence GTGCCCCCCTCCTCCGACTATCTGCCCGTGCTGCAGTCCGGCCGCTGGTTCCATGCGCTGCCGCCCGACTTCGCAGACCAGCTCCTGGCGCTGGCCCAGCCACGCGTGCTGGCGGCGGGCGAGGCCCTGTTCCTGCGGGGCGATGCGCCCTGCGGCCTCTACGCCGTGGTGCGCGGCGCGATCGGCATCTCGGGCATGGGCGGGCAGCGCGACCAGGCGCGCGCGGCGCTGCTCACGCTGCTGGAGCCGCCCGCATGGTTCGGCGAGATCGCCGTGTTCGACGGTGCCGCGCGCACGCACGACGCCCACGCGGCCGAGCCCAGCACCGTGCTGCAGGTGCCGCACGAAAAGCTGCTGGAATGGCTGCATGCCCATCCCGCGCACTGGCACAGCCTGGCGCTGCTGCTGACCGACAAGCTGCGCACCGCCTTCGTGGCGCTGGAGGAACTGGCCCTTCTGCCCGCGCCGCGCCGCCTGGCTCGCCGCCTGGTGATGATGGCCGAGGGCTACGGCCAGTGGGCGGGCGGTGCCCGTTCGCGCCGCGTGCTGGAGGTGTCGCAGGAGCAGCTCGCGCTCATGCTCGCCATCTCGCGGCAGACCACCAACCAGATCCTGCAGGACCTGCAGGCACGTGGCCTGCTGCGCGTGCAGCGCGGCGAGGTGGAGATCCTGGACCTGCCCGCCCTGCGCGCAGCCTGCTACTGA